A part of Actinomycetota bacterium genomic DNA contains:
- a CDS encoding 6-phosphofructokinase: MGPSSARLAVLTSGGDAQGMNPAVRAVVRTALNHGAEIFAVYEGWQGLVDGGDHIRPVTWDDVSGIVNRGGTVIGTARSAAFRQREGRRRAARHLVHHGIDRLVVVGGDGSLSGADLLRQEWPSLLEELLAEGAIDREAAERHPALMIAGLVGSIDNDMLGTDMTIGADSALHRIMEAMDAIGSTAESHQRSFVVEVMGRRCGYLALMSAIAGSAAYVLIPEWPPDPGWEEDLCEIIESGRAAGRRHSIVVVAEGAHDSANQPITSEYVRQLLEERLGGDVRLTTLGHVQRGGVPSAFDRWMSSILGHAAVEEVLAATPGSVPQLIGLQDHRVAKVPLMECVARTRELAERIEAKDYDTALLMRGDRYTEMIHVFRSISRALPSTARTRERASRIALLHVGGLAPGMNAVAGAAVRLGLDRGHTMLGVNGSFRGLMDGDVQELTWGDVEGWTSLGGAELGISRYVPTVSDLYAIGRGLEDQRVDGLLIIGGWDAFEAACTMQRERARYPAFRVPTIYLPATIDNNIPGSELSVGADSALGLIVDSIDRVRQAGIATRRCFVVETMGGQCGYLALMGGLSGGAVRVYLHEEGITLQELAQDVERMVASFRVGQRLFLAVMNEKASPMYTSDFLCRLFNQESQGLFDAREVVLGQTQQGGAPSPFDRILGTRLAAHSIDWLSDQIESAGTGGAVIGLSQGKVRVAPLREAEELADWEQRRPLAQWWMGLRPLIDVLADRLALR; encoded by the coding sequence ATGGGGCCGTCGAGCGCACGGCTGGCCGTGCTGACCAGTGGTGGCGACGCGCAGGGCATGAACCCGGCGGTGCGGGCGGTGGTCCGCACCGCGCTCAACCACGGCGCCGAGATCTTCGCCGTGTACGAGGGCTGGCAGGGGCTGGTCGACGGCGGCGACCACATCCGCCCGGTGACCTGGGACGACGTCTCCGGCATCGTCAACCGGGGCGGCACCGTGATCGGCACCGCCCGGTCGGCCGCCTTCCGCCAGCGCGAGGGCCGCCGCCGCGCCGCCCGCCACCTCGTCCACCACGGCATCGACCGGCTGGTCGTCGTCGGCGGCGACGGCAGCCTGTCCGGGGCCGATCTCCTCCGCCAGGAGTGGCCGTCGCTGCTGGAGGAGCTGCTGGCCGAGGGCGCCATCGACCGGGAGGCGGCCGAGCGGCACCCGGCGCTGATGATCGCCGGGCTGGTCGGCTCGATCGACAACGACATGCTCGGCACCGACATGACCATCGGGGCCGACTCGGCCCTGCACCGGATCATGGAGGCGATGGACGCCATCGGCTCGACCGCCGAGAGCCACCAGCGCAGCTTCGTGGTCGAGGTGATGGGCCGGCGCTGCGGCTACCTGGCCCTGATGAGCGCGATCGCCGGGAGCGCCGCCTACGTGCTGATCCCGGAGTGGCCGCCCGACCCCGGCTGGGAAGAGGACCTGTGCGAGATCATCGAGAGCGGCCGCGCGGCCGGCCGGCGCCACAGCATCGTGGTCGTCGCCGAGGGCGCCCACGACTCCGCCAACCAGCCGATCACCAGTGAGTACGTGCGCCAGCTGCTGGAGGAGCGGCTGGGCGGGGACGTCCGGCTGACCACCCTCGGGCACGTCCAGCGCGGCGGCGTGCCCAGCGCCTTCGACCGGTGGATGAGCTCCATCCTCGGCCACGCGGCCGTCGAGGAGGTGCTCGCGGCCACCCCGGGCAGCGTCCCCCAGCTGATCGGGCTGCAGGACCACCGTGTGGCCAAGGTGCCGCTGATGGAGTGCGTCGCCCGGACGCGGGAGCTGGCCGAGCGGATCGAGGCCAAGGACTACGACACCGCCCTGCTGATGCGCGGCGACCGCTACACCGAGATGATCCACGTCTTCCGCTCCATCTCCCGGGCCCTGCCCAGCACGGCCAGGACCAGGGAGCGGGCCAGCCGGATCGCCCTGCTCCACGTGGGCGGGCTGGCCCCGGGCATGAACGCCGTCGCCGGCGCCGCGGTCCGGCTCGGGCTGGACCGCGGGCACACCATGCTCGGCGTCAACGGCAGCTTCCGGGGCCTGATGGACGGGGACGTGCAGGAGCTGACCTGGGGAGACGTCGAGGGCTGGACCAGTCTCGGGGGCGCCGAGCTGGGCATCAGCCGGTACGTGCCGACCGTCAGCGACCTGTACGCCATCGGCCGCGGCCTGGAGGACCAGCGCGTCGACGGGCTGCTGATCATCGGCGGCTGGGACGCGTTCGAGGCGGCCTGCACCATGCAGCGCGAGCGCGCCCGCTACCCGGCCTTCCGGGTGCCGACGATCTACCTGCCGGCCACGATCGACAACAACATCCCCGGCTCGGAGCTGTCGGTGGGCGCCGACAGCGCCCTCGGCCTGATCGTCGACTCCATCGACCGGGTGCGGCAGGCCGGCATCGCCACCCGCCGCTGCTTCGTGGTCGAGACGATGGGCGGCCAGTGCGGCTACCTGGCCCTGATGGGCGGGCTGTCCGGGGGCGCGGTCCGCGTCTACCTGCACGAGGAGGGCATCACCCTCCAGGAGCTGGCCCAGGACGTCGAGCGGATGGTGGCGAGCTTCCGGGTCGGCCAGCGGCTCTTCCTCGCCGTCATGAACGAGAAGGCCAGCCCCATGTACACCAGCGACTTCCTGTGCCGGCTGTTCAACCAGGAGAGCCAGGGGCTGTTCGACGCCCGCGAGGTGGTCCTGGGCCAGACCCAGCAGGGCGGCGCGCCGTCCCCGTTCGACCGGATCCTCGGCACCCGGCTGGCCGCGCACTCGATCGACTGGCTCAGCGACCAGATCGAGAGCGCCGGCACCGGCGGGGCGGTGATCGGGCTGTCCCAGGGCAAGGTCCGGGTGGCCCCGCTGCGGGAGGCCGAGGAGCTGGCCGACTGGGAGCAGCGGCGCCCGCTGGCGCAGTGGTGGATGGGGCTGCGGCCGCTGATCGACGTGCTGGCCGACCGGCTCGCCCTCCGTTAG